The Bombus huntii isolate Logan2020A chromosome 6, iyBomHunt1.1, whole genome shotgun sequence genome window below encodes:
- the LOC126866749 gene encoding uncharacterized protein LOC126866749: MANSRDARNPTPSANPTSEVGSERFQALEGQVAVMHNLIQTLIQRPNTGTTKLPQFNPEVAGADPAAWCAAVSRSMKNNSLRDDALYSALSDSLQGSAAHWLTLTTGDEEVTWSTVKERFLIHFGGRETMSSSLIKVSREPRRKDESTGAFAGRVRSLLKTRWQHSTLDEILNAVTLYILIPHDQRLKRLALTSDIKTEDQFQSEMGPLCYEEESTFSPRDAPAELEAKRRKLSGHQVRCHYCGTLGDRITECHKRMRGEQQKDVRRQEGSRPATPSKVVCYKCHAEGHIATNCPVRRDGRPGPKDERKVNSCVVESPAGSLSHLGESFPFYFDSGAECSLIRESVAPKFSGRRTTDIVVMRGIGNTCVKSTSQILSTVRINCFTLEITFHVLADSHLHYDIMIGREILSQGFDVTITRNSVDICKTKTINACSKTSEDEININAVDTDVIGNDKSRLISVLEKFKNSFITGFPRTRVSTGQLEIRLIDPNVTVQRSPYRLSEEERRIIRERIDELIRAKIVRPSNSPFASPILLVKKKDGSDKLCVDFRALNKNTVADRYPLPLITDQIARLQKARYFISLDIASGFHQIPIHPNSTEYTAFVTPDGQYEYVTMPFGLKNAPSVFQRAILNALGDLTYSFVVVYLDDVLIIADSVDQALERLNTVVDTLVKAGFSFNFSKCSFLKTSVLYLGYVIRNGEIRPNPGKIQALSSLPAPSTVTQLRFHRFGLLLPKLHSQIFTSNESPTDAPVLMIFDPNYPIELHTDASSEGYGAILMHKVEGKNRVVEYYSKRTSPVESRYHSYELETLAVVNAVKHFCHYLHGREFLVVTDCNSLKASRNKYYWFEGMAKYVRKFVENCHACRVSKASSGKIQAELHSIPKTSIPWHTDHMDITGKLSGKNDLKEYVIVLVEAFTKFVYLHHTRKIDSINTIKALKSAIFLFGSPCRIIADQGRCFTGKEFRDFCQDKHIKLHLIATGASRANGQVERIMGTLKNMFTTIETTGRSWQDAIGEIQLALNCTTNRVTKSSPLELIIGKTARPYGLSLPDNIEEREVNISHTANDHISTDMTG; this comes from the exons ATGGCCAACTCTCGAGACGCCCGCAACCCTACTCCTAGTGCAAATCcaacatcagaagtgggatcagaaCGGTTTCAAGCGCTGGAAGGGCAGGTTGCTGTCATGCACAACCTAATTCAGACGCTAATACAAAGGCCAAATACGGGAACCACCAAATTACCACAGTTTAACCCAGAAGTCGCAGGCGCCGACCCAGCCGCGTGGTGCGCGGCTGTTAGTAGGTCCATGAAGAACAACTCTCTACGAGATGACGCGCTATACTCTGCCTTAAGTGACTCTCTACAGGGTTCTGCAGCACATTGGCTGACACTAACGACGGGAGACGAAGAGGTTACTTGGTCTACCGTTAAGGAACGATTCCTTATACATTTCGGTGGCCGAGAGACGATGTCCTCATCGTTAATCAAGGTATCCAGGGAACCGCGGAGGAAGGACGAATCCACAGGGGCGTTTGCCGGCCGTGTCCGTTCCCTCCTGAAGACGCGGTGGCAACATTCTACGCTAGACGAAATACTTAACGCTGTCACTCTCTACATATTAATTCCACACGACCAACGTCTTAAACGATTGGCCCTCACGAGCGATATCAAAACGGAGGACCAATTTCAGAGCGAAATGGGACCCCTTTGTTACGAGGAAGAGTCGACATTTTCGCCGAGAGATGCACCGGCAGAACTCGAAGCTAAGCGACGCAAGTTATCGGGCCACCAGGTGAGGTGCCATTACTGTGGTACTCTCGGAGACAGAATAACGGAATGCCACAAGAGGATGCGGGGCGAACAGCAGAAGGATGTACGACGCCAGGAAGGAAGCCGACCAGCTACACCGTCCAAGGTGGTTTGCTACAAGTGTCATGCTGAGGGTCATATCGCAACTAATTGCCCGGTACGACGGGACGGTAGACCCGGCCCCAAGGACGAACGTAAAGTCAACTCCTGCGTGGTGGAGTCCCCAGCCGGTAGTTTAAGTCATCTGGGTGAGTCGTTCCCATTTTACTTCGATTCCGGAGCCGAGTGCTCATTAATTAGAGAATCTGTCGCTCCGAAATTCTCCGGTAGGAGAACGACAGATATAGTAGTTATGCGAGGAATAGGAAACACCTGCGTTAAGAGTACATCCCAGATCTTGTCTACGGTACGCATTAACTGTTTTACATTGGAGATAACCTTTCATGTTCTGGCGGATAGTCACTTGCATTATGATATCATGATTGGCCGCGAGATCTTAAGCCAGGGTTTTGATGTAACTATTACACGAAATAGCGtcgatatttgtaaaacgAAGACTATTAATGCCTGTAGTAAAACCTCCGAAGACGAAATCAATATCAATGCGGTTGACACTGACGTGATTGGTAACGATAAAAGTCGGTTAATTTCTGTTCTcgagaaattcaaaaattcattCATTACGGGCTTCCCACGTACTCGCGTAAGCACGGGCCAGTTAGAAATACGGTTAATCGATCCTAATGTCACCGTGCAAAGAAGTCCTTACCGACTTAGCGAAGAAGAGCGAAGGATAATACGTGAGAGAATAGACGAGTTAATTAGAGCAAAAATTGTAAGGCCTAGCAACtcaccgttcgcgagccctatcTTACTTGTGAAGAAGAAAGACGGCTCAGATAAACTGTGCGTAGATTTTCGagcattaaataaaaatacggtcgcggaCCGGTATCCCCTACCCCTCATCACGGAtcaaatcgcgagattgcagaAGGCGAGATACTTCATTAGCCTGGACATAGCCAGCGGGTTTCACCAAattcccattcatcctaattcGACGGAATATACGGCGTTCGTTACACCCGACGGGCAATACGAGTACGTAACTATGCCGTTCGGATTGAAAAATGCACCATCCGTTTTCCAGAGGGCCATTCTCAACGCCTTAGGCGACCTCACGTATTCGTTCGTTGTTGTTTACTTGGACGACGTCCTAATTATTGCCGACTCAGTAGATCAAGCCCTAGAAAGGTTGAACACCGTAGTAGATACCCTCGTGAAAGCCGGATTCTCCTTTAACTTTTCAAAATGTTCCTTTCTAAAGACATCGGTACTCTATTTGGGATATGTAATTCGTAACGGAGAAATCCGTCCAAACCCGGGTAAAATACAAGCCTTGAGTTCTTTACCTGCAccgtcgaccgtcacacaACTTAGGTTTCATAGGTTTGGCCTCTTACTTCCGAAACTTCATTCCCAAATTTTCACAAGTAATGAATCCCCT ACCGACGCGCCGGTGCTAATGATATTTGATCCCAATTATCCGATAGAACTACATACGGACGCTAGCTCGGAAGGATATGGAGCCATTTTAATGCATAAGGTAGAAGGTAAAAATCGAGTAGTGGAGTATTACAGCAAAAGAACTAGCCCTGTggaatctaggtatcattcCTACGAATTAGAAACGTTAGCAGTTGTAAACGCCGTCAAGCACTTCTGTCATTACTTACACGGACGAGAATTTCTTGTTGTCACCGATTGCAACTCCCTGAAAGCATCCCGTAATAAG TAttactggttcgaaggaatggcgaAGTATGTTCGCAAATTCGTAGAGAACTGTCATGCTTGTCGAGTTTCAAAGGCAAGTTCGGGTAAAATACAAGCCGAATTACATTCCATACCTAAGACCAGTATACCTTGGCATACGGATCATatggacataacgggcaaaCTAAGCGGTAAAAACGATTTGAAGGAATACGTCATTGTGTTGGTCGAAGCCTTCACCAAGTTCGTATACTTGCACCATACCCGTAAGATAGACTCCATTAATACCATTAAAGCGCTTAAGTccgctatatttttattcggcaGTCCCTGTCGGATAATAGCGGATCAGGGAAGATGTTTTACGGGCAAAGAATTTCGAGACTTTTGTCAAGATAAACACATTAAACTTCATTTAATAGCGACCGGAGCTAGTAGGGCCAACGGACAGGTAGAGCGTATTATGGGTACGCTAAAAAACATGTTCACAACAATAGAAACCACCGGGCGGTCCTGGCAAGACGCGATCGGGGAAATACAACTGGCCTTAAATTGTACCACCAACCGCGTGACTAAGTCAAGCCCATTGGAACTAATAATCGGTAAAACAGCAAGACCCTACGGCTTATCCCTACCCGAcaatatcgaagaaagagaagtaaATATCTCCCAT acggcaaacgatcatataagTACAGACATGACAGgctga
- the LOC126866987 gene encoding uncharacterized protein LOC126866987 isoform X1 encodes MCIMHCVCDRYCALQNPLLHVRYNNITILRRLIHNKISFYFQLIYLNYFLTTFYTYQLLYFFLLICKIHVCTLPCMVINCSRGFRYLCCSTNSAMLPHWLSYMVFCKQRSITYFARKPSRVMITCSQGFRYLYYSTNSVTPPFDLSTI; translated from the exons atgtgTATAATGCATTGTGTGTGCGACCGCTATTGTGCATTACAAAATCcgcttctacatgttagatataataatataacaatactacgtagattaatacataataaaatatccttttactttcaattaatctatcttaattattttctaaccactttctacaCTTATCAGCTactttatttcttcttgttaatctGCAAAATTCATgtatgtacacttccttgtatggtgattaaTTGTTCGCGAG gtttccgctatctgtgttgTTCGACGAACAGCGCCATGCTTCCACA ctggctGTCGTACATGGTGTTCTGCAAACAGAGATCCATAACCTATTTTGCACGTAAACCTTCTCGtgtgatgattacttgttcacaag gttttcgctatctgtattattcgacgaacagtgtcacacctccttttgatttatccacaatatag
- the LOC126866748 gene encoding uncharacterized protein LOC126866748: protein MTKVNDNHSDDNGYYLPHHGVTKASSQTTKLRVVFDRSAPSTTGTSLNDTLYTGPKLQEDLFSPYLAIRCLKQLAEDEGHRFPRTASTAQVLQRDFYVDDALTGAETKDEALTLRTELTNLLQLAGLNIRKWASNDNDLLHGLSLEETNHQHFLGDSQTLKTLGVFWNSSDDSILYSVEVKPTPSRITKRIISLEIAKIYDPLGLLAPVIVRAKMLLQRIWSSKIDWDESLPIELHTEWERYYAQLPLLNNVKFPRKAIIESTIEIELHGFCDASEKAYGACVYLRILNTNGRVWTQLLTAKSKVAPLKYQTIPRLELSGALLLTSLMSTVQQALSHKMTRTIYWTDSTIVLHWLNTSPHTLKTFVANRVSEIQTKTSIRDWRHVPTDDNPADLISRGQTPEEFLRPTIWQHGPAWLYQSEGYWPTWALTPQIEVPEQKGAICLSANPAVYNKEGILRVGDRLSHSSMTFAQKHPIVLPKSSVTTRIIEHEHKIHMHSGTQATLYAVRQRYWPVDGRNQVWRAIKGCVRCCRATTAGRIRDG, encoded by the exons ATGACGAAGGTCAATGACAACCACTCCGACGACAACGGATACTATTTACCCCATCATGGCGTGACCAAAGCATCGAGTCAAACCACCAAACTCCGTGTAGTTTTCGACAGATCGGCACCAAGCACTACCGGAACCTCCCTAAACGATACACTTTACACAGGACCCAAGCTACAGgaagatttatttt CCCCGTATCTAGCTATTCGGTGCCTCAAGCAACTGGCAGAGGACGAAGGACATCGATTTCCACGTACAGCATCGACAGCACAGGTACTGCAGCGAGATTTCTACGTCGACGACGCTCTCACCGGAGCTGAAACGAAGGACGAAGCCCTCACGCTCAGAACAGAACTCACCAATTTACTTCAACTTGCCGGCTTAAACATACGAAAATGGGCGTCAAACGATAATGACTTATTACATGGACTTTCCTTAGAAGAAACAAATCACCAACATTTTTTGGGCGACTCGCAAACCTTGAAGACGCTGGGGGTGTTTTGGAATTCATCCGACGACTCCATTCTTTACTCGGTCGAAGTCAAACCCACGCCCTCTCGAATCACGAAACGAATCATCAGCTTGGAGattgcaaaaatttacgatccGCTCGGTCTGCTCGCACCGGTAATTGTTCGGGCCAAGATGCTACTTCAACGAATATGGTCGTCGAAAATCGATTGGGATGAATCACTTCCGATCGAGTTACATACAGAGTGGGAAAGGTACTATGCCCAATTACCCTTATTAAACAACGTCAAGTTCCCACGCAAGGCAATAATCGAGTCCACAATAGAAATTGAATTGCATGGTTTCTGCGATGCCAGCGAAAAGGCTTACGGAGCCTGTGTTTATCTCCGAATCCTTAACACCAACGGCCGTGTTTGGACCCAACTTTTAACCGCAAAATCGAAAGTCGCCCCGCTCAAGTACCAGACCATTCCTCGGCTCGAGCTGAGCGGAGCACTCCTTCTTACGTCCCTGATGTCGACAGTACAACAAGCCCTATCACACAAAATGACTCGAACTATCTATTGGACCGATTCCACTATCGTCCTCCATTGGCTCAATACATCACCTCACACCCTTAAAACATTCGTCGCTAACAGAGTCTCCGAAATTCAAACAAAAACCAGCATCCGCGATTGGCGCCACGTTCCTACCGACGACAATCCCGCGGACTTAATATCACGCGGCCAAACACCCGAAGAGTTTCTGCGCCCAACCATCTGGCAGCACGGTCCTGCATGGCTCTACCAGTCGGAAGGCTACTGGCCGACATGGGCGCTAACACCGCAAATTGAAGTACCGGAGCAGAAAGGGGCGATTTGTCTGTCCGCAAACCCCGCCGTTTACA ACAAGGAAGGAATATTGCGAGTCGGGGATCGACTCAGTCATTCGTCGATGACCTTCGCCCAGAAACATCCCATAGTATTACCTAAGTCATCCGTTACAACACGCATCATAGAACACGAGCACAAGATCCACATGCACTCCGGAACGCAGGCTACGTTATACGCAGTAAGACAAAGATACTGGCCCGTCGACGGTCGAAATCAAGTATGGCGGGCGATCAAAGGCTGCGTCCGCTGCTGCCGCGCTACCACCGCCGGTAGAATACGTGATGGGTGA
- the LOC126866987 gene encoding uncharacterized protein LOC126866987 isoform X2, producing the protein MCIMHCVCDRYCALQNPLLHVRYNNITILRRLIHNKISFYFQLIYLNYFLTTFYTYQLLYFFLLICKIHVCTLPCMVINCSRGFRYLCCSTNSAMLPHWLSYMVFCKQRSITYFARKPSRVMITCSQGV; encoded by the exons atgtgTATAATGCATTGTGTGTGCGACCGCTATTGTGCATTACAAAATCcgcttctacatgttagatataataatataacaatactacgtagattaatacataataaaatatccttttactttcaattaatctatcttaattattttctaaccactttctacaCTTATCAGCTactttatttcttcttgttaatctGCAAAATTCATgtatgtacacttccttgtatggtgattaaTTGTTCGCGAG gtttccgctatctgtgttgTTCGACGAACAGCGCCATGCTTCCACA ctggctGTCGTACATGGTGTTCTGCAAACAGAGATCCATAACCTATTTTGCACGTAAACCTTCTCGtgtgatgattacttgttcacaag gtgtttga
- the LOC126866985 gene encoding uncharacterized protein LOC126866985 isoform X1, translated as MFAESFLSEVPFQTSLPKRKRDSEEPMGDSGEPIKRMRPCDGPRVSGSLEELFYIGAEAVSKLGFDDLVTFDENFFDAETVILEREPPLVEIVDTERCVKVRFANEIPEEVLEAHLRHHASGRKGIFPVVRYWCMCEFSELYPGAPCFDFDLL; from the exons ATGTTTGCTGAGTCGTTTCTATCAGAGGTTCCTTTCCAGACTTCCCTG CCCAAGCGAAAGAGGGATTCCGAAGAGCCCATGGGCGACTCGGGGGAACCCATCAAGCGCATGCGGCCTTGTGATGGACCACGAGTGTCGGGGAGTTTGGAGGAACTGTTTTACATTGGTGCCGAGGCTGTGTCGAAATTGGGTTTTGACGATTTGGTTACTTTCGACGAGAATTTCTTTGATGCGGAGACCGTCATATTGGAGAGGGAACCCCCTCTGGTTGAAATCGTCGATACCGAGCGTTGCGTGAAAGTTCGTTTTGCGAATGAAATTCCCGAAGAGGTTTTGGAGGCGCATCTTCGTCACCATGCTTCTGGGAGAAAGGGAATTTTCCCTGTTGTGCGCTATTGGTGTATGTGTGAGTTCAGCGAACTTTATCCCGGAGCTCCTTGCTTCgattttgatttattgtag